A single window of Chloracidobacterium sp. DNA harbors:
- a CDS encoding YkgJ family cysteine cluster protein: MEMETEEWVTGNVVLRINGQPVEMQLTVPAAPVKPQRMLPIFQQMSSAVVGLSIDSLEDDNIEISCKAGCGACCRQAVPISEVEAYQIADLVASMPEPRRSVVRKRFADALAHFVAIRWFDKLTDLMDLASEHLPGFLPQKYVETVTSYMKEDIPCPFLEDESCSIHPDRPLVCREYLVTSPAEYCASPSGEKIKKVPIILKPSKAMLNVGRTRNTDGLSSLMMIEALDFVERHPDIFEEKTGERWAADFFGQLTKTEIPSAEA; encoded by the coding sequence ATGGAAATGGAAACCGAAGAATGGGTCACAGGCAACGTCGTTTTGAGGATAAACGGTCAACCGGTCGAGATGCAATTGACCGTGCCCGCCGCACCGGTCAAGCCTCAGCGTATGCTGCCAATTTTTCAACAGATGTCGAGTGCCGTGGTGGGTCTAAGCATTGATTCATTGGAAGACGACAATATTGAGATATCGTGTAAGGCCGGATGCGGTGCCTGTTGCCGACAGGCTGTTCCGATCTCGGAGGTCGAGGCTTATCAGATCGCGGACCTCGTTGCTTCGATGCCGGAACCACGCCGGTCGGTCGTCCGGAAGCGATTTGCTGATGCTCTTGCTCACTTTGTCGCGATCCGATGGTTTGACAAACTCACCGACCTAATGGATTTGGCGTCAGAACACCTGCCCGGATTTTTGCCACAGAAGTACGTCGAGACGGTTACAAGCTATATGAAAGAGGATATCCCGTGCCCGTTTCTAGAGGATGAGTCGTGCTCGATCCATCCGGATCGCCCGCTTGTGTGCCGTGAATATCTTGTCACTTCGCCGGCCGAATACTGTGCAAGTCCATCCGGTGAAAAGATCAAAAAGGTCCCAATAATCTTAAAGCCATCAAAAGCAATGCTAAACGTCGGGCGCACCAGGAATACAGACGGGCTGTCATCGCTGATGATGATCGAGGCACTCGACTTTGTCGAACGCCATCCGGACATCTTTGAGGAAAAGACCGGCGAGCGATGGGCGGCCGATTTTTTTGGTCAACTGACCAAAACCGAAATACCGTCGGCGGAAGCGTAA
- a CDS encoding FHA domain-containing protein, with protein MKQFTLTYPTPEGSQTISIDGERMSFGRGNESDHRFADDGLSRLHAVIYRDGERIWIVDENSTNGTFVNGERAAATGTPLRDGDRIKIGDHTLLTVNVLEPKTARAEPRPSNVVSSAEPAGKFSMVPVIVIAAAIMVISISVVLIAFAVMSPGPEIASNRDVDTFPDEGPRPSPTAKPNGSPSSSPVVSDNSNTGANDLPVGNSNITPVNVPSGKKYAEMSDAERRQYLEAKAMRIAQVIGNSGSEAIPAAAIDKIKGFTDAYASRAKVKPLGGCRFGDNLQATFERASKNAPFVVRAFNEKGIDPRIGLYLAMIESEHCICLQSPTGPLGMFQFTKATAEIHGLKVFSGASPSNPDERCQPEPAARAAASYMKALTGRYGTGPASVPLAIGSYNSGEGGLSSNLQKALDSNSGLPRDFWTLIANGDKLSKQFQAENFKYVPKFFAAAIIGENPQDFGLNLQPVSTYTK; from the coding sequence ATGAAGCAGTTTACGCTGACATATCCGACACCCGAAGGTTCGCAAACGATCTCGATCGATGGTGAGCGAATGTCCTTTGGACGCGGGAACGAATCCGACCATCGATTTGCCGACGACGGACTTTCGCGGCTGCACGCGGTAATTTACCGCGACGGCGAACGCATTTGGATCGTCGATGAAAATTCGACCAACGGCACGTTTGTCAACGGTGAACGTGCTGCCGCGACCGGTACGCCGCTTCGCGATGGTGACCGCATCAAGATCGGCGACCACACGCTTCTAACCGTCAATGTCTTGGAGCCGAAAACTGCACGGGCGGAGCCTCGGCCAAGCAACGTGGTTTCGTCCGCCGAACCGGCTGGAAAATTCAGTATGGTGCCCGTCATCGTGATCGCAGCCGCGATAATGGTGATCAGCATTTCCGTCGTTCTGATCGCTTTTGCCGTGATGAGCCCGGGTCCGGAGATCGCGTCGAACCGAGATGTCGATACATTTCCAGATGAGGGTCCGCGACCGTCACCGACCGCAAAACCGAACGGTTCGCCGTCGAGTTCGCCGGTGGTGTCTGACAATTCAAATACCGGAGCAAACGACCTACCGGTCGGCAATAGCAACATTACGCCGGTAAACGTGCCGAGCGGCAAGAAATATGCGGAGATGTCCGACGCCGAACGCCGCCAGTACCTTGAGGCCAAAGCGATGCGTATCGCACAGGTGATCGGGAATAGCGGCAGCGAGGCTATACCGGCAGCCGCGATCGATAAAATAAAGGGATTTACGGACGCCTATGCCTCAAGGGCAAAGGTGAAACCGCTTGGCGGCTGCCGCTTCGGCGATAATCTCCAGGCCACATTTGAACGCGCCAGTAAGAATGCTCCATTCGTCGTACGGGCGTTTAATGAGAAAGGCATCGATCCGCGAATAGGGCTCTATTTGGCAATGATCGAATCGGAGCACTGCATCTGTCTGCAGAGCCCGACAGGGCCGCTCGGGATGTTTCAGTTTACGAAGGCAACGGCGGAGATCCACGGCCTAAAGGTATTTTCGGGGGCTTCGCCGTCAAACCCGGACGAACGCTGTCAGCCCGAACCTGCGGCACGGGCCGCCGCATCCTATATGAAAGCCCTGACCGGACGATACGGCACCGGTCCGGCAAGCGTGCCGCTGGCGATCGGCAGCTATAATAGCGGCGAGGGTGGGCTTAGCTCTAATCTGCAGAAGGCGTTGGATTCGAATTCGGGTTTGCCGCGTGATTTTTGGACACTGATCGCGAACGGCGACAAACTCTCGAAACAATTTCAGGCAGAGAACTTTAAGTACGTGCCGAAGTTTTTTGCTGCCGCCATAATTGGCGAAAACCCGCAGGATTTTGGGCTGAACCTCCAACCGGTTTCGACGTATACCAAATAG
- a CDS encoding FHA domain-containing protein has protein sequence MIELFLKFKDANGAEQRVAVDKARFAIGRHSTNDLAITDGRLSRDHLLIDRFGDVFVVTERGSSNGSTINDTPLTEPTALSENCRLELGGFEIDVEFVSDDPSGLPPSVPPESTKPAPAIPQPSSAATAPGGIPPSLFYIAPIIAILILIGVGAFVLMTRGNGRQDNRDIVYSDDPIDPPARSKTPAGSDTPERNSNDVITVSPTPTGNTNQSLPPPTGDQTETTKVEESAKSFLRSIAQNDKRGFITGANAQIVGAKINSIKSGSSLADNLASARKNSSQIKALAQSKNLKPQFLAAAAITKLGSQRGDVLQTAQSMADTLDKLSIQVGNELGDDCLLMIAAYDQGASGDFMRMRNMLQKLATDSPQLVREIRTIWYLKRNGQITDSQYDLALRFLAVGTIMQNPKAFGVNTEAPGL, from the coding sequence ATGATCGAACTTTTCCTAAAATTTAAGGACGCAAACGGAGCGGAGCAACGCGTCGCTGTCGATAAGGCACGATTTGCGATCGGGCGACACTCGACCAACGACCTCGCGATCACTGACGGACGGCTGTCGCGCGACCATTTGTTGATCGACCGTTTTGGCGACGTTTTTGTCGTCACCGAACGCGGTTCCAGCAATGGCTCAACGATCAATGACACGCCGCTGACCGAACCGACGGCTCTAAGCGAAAACTGCCGCCTCGAACTTGGCGGCTTTGAGATCGATGTCGAATTTGTCTCGGACGATCCGTCCGGTCTGCCGCCCTCGGTTCCGCCGGAGAGCACCAAACCGGCACCGGCCATACCTCAACCGAGCTCGGCGGCTACCGCTCCTGGCGGCATTCCGCCAAGCCTTTTTTACATTGCCCCGATAATCGCAATTCTGATTCTCATTGGCGTCGGGGCTTTCGTTTTGATGACGCGTGGAAACGGCAGACAGGACAATCGAGATATCGTATATTCCGACGACCCGATCGACCCGCCCGCGAGGTCGAAAACTCCGGCGGGCTCGGACACTCCGGAACGAAACTCCAATGACGTCATCACCGTCAGCCCCACGCCAACAGGTAACACCAATCAATCGTTACCTCCGCCAACCGGCGATCAGACCGAAACCACTAAGGTCGAGGAAAGTGCCAAGAGCTTTTTACGCTCGATCGCCCAAAACGACAAACGCGGATTCATCACGGGTGCCAATGCCCAGATAGTGGGCGCCAAAATCAATTCAATCAAGTCAGGTTCATCCTTGGCCGACAACCTCGCCTCGGCACGAAAGAACTCAAGCCAGATAAAGGCTCTCGCTCAATCAAAGAACCTAAAGCCGCAATTTCTGGCGGCGGCGGCGATCACGAAACTCGGTTCACAACGCGGCGACGTGCTACAAACCGCGCAGTCAATGGCCGACACATTGGACAAATTGAGCATACAGGTCGGCAACGAACTCGGCGACGATTGCCTCTTAATGATCGCAGCGTATGATCAAGGTGCGTCCGGCGACTTTATGCGAATGCGTAATATGCTACAAAAACTGGCGACGGACTCGCCGCAACTAGTGCGCGAGATACGCACCATCTGGTATCTGAAGAGGAATGGCCAGATCACCGATAGCCAATACGACCTTGCACTTCGATTTCTGGCCGTTGGCACGATAATGCAAAACCCGAAGGCGTTTGGCGTCAATACTGAGGCACCGGGACTTTAA
- the tssK gene encoding type VI secretion system baseplate subunit TssK: MSKYRKIVWNEGMLLTPHHFQQWDNYHEDLLQSRIGSVAPYSYGILDLKINNEAIANANFQITRCRAVMPDGLVVNVPDVESVPDLRPVGDHFHAEAEKLGVHLAIPAMKAGEANFQSNGAKASATLRYLQEGALVKDETSGTNEQPLAYTKNNLRIIFDDELRDGFTSIKIAELERTPTGQVRISDEYIPPTLNASSSVWLGDMMRQFVEILITKSGSLGEQRRQRQAGLADFTTSDTGVFWLLHTINSSIPAMSHFFYSSLVHPERLYLEMAGLVGKLMTFSTDFHPRDIVKYDHDDLYFTFFNLAGQLRDLLETVIPSRCVAIPLEKTRETLYVGRVEDERLLKDAAFYLAVRSQIPESKVIDGVPRVVKIASRDVIDSVIGSALPGVVLTYTNPPPAPIPARVGFKYFQLDSIGPYWDGIKGSKVVSVYVPDEITDVKLEMYAVKP, translated from the coding sequence ATGAGCAAATACCGCAAGATCGTCTGGAATGAAGGAATGCTGCTCACGCCGCATCATTTTCAGCAGTGGGACAACTACCACGAAGACCTGCTTCAGTCACGGATCGGGTCGGTCGCTCCATATTCGTATGGAATACTCGACCTCAAGATCAACAATGAAGCGATCGCCAACGCTAACTTTCAGATCACCCGTTGTCGTGCCGTAATGCCTGACGGATTGGTCGTAAACGTCCCCGATGTCGAATCGGTGCCCGATCTGCGTCCCGTGGGGGACCATTTTCACGCTGAGGCTGAAAAATTGGGTGTGCACCTTGCGATCCCCGCGATGAAGGCCGGCGAAGCTAATTTTCAGTCCAATGGGGCGAAAGCAAGCGCGACGCTCAGGTACTTGCAGGAAGGTGCTCTGGTCAAGGACGAAACCAGCGGCACGAACGAACAGCCGCTCGCATATACAAAGAATAATCTCCGCATAATCTTTGACGACGAACTCCGGGACGGCTTTACCTCGATCAAGATCGCTGAACTTGAACGAACTCCGACCGGCCAGGTAAGGATCTCAGACGAATATATCCCGCCAACGCTAAATGCATCCAGCTCCGTCTGGCTGGGCGATATGATGCGTCAATTCGTTGAGATATTGATCACCAAAAGTGGGAGCCTCGGCGAACAGCGTCGGCAGCGTCAGGCTGGCTTGGCTGATTTTACGACTTCTGATACCGGGGTATTCTGGTTGTTGCATACCATTAACTCATCGATTCCGGCAATGTCGCATTTTTTCTATTCATCCCTTGTGCATCCGGAAAGACTGTATCTCGAGATGGCTGGACTAGTCGGCAAGTTGATGACTTTCTCGACGGATTTCCACCCGCGTGACATCGTCAAGTACGATCACGATGACCTCTATTTCACGTTCTTTAACCTAGCGGGACAGCTTCGAGATCTGCTCGAAACTGTGATCCCAAGCCGATGTGTTGCCATCCCGCTCGAGAAAACACGCGAAACCCTGTATGTCGGCAGGGTGGAAGACGAACGATTGCTCAAGGACGCGGCTTTTTATCTGGCCGTAAGGTCCCAGATACCCGAGTCAAAGGTCATAGATGGTGTTCCGCGCGTGGTCAAGATCGCATCACGCGACGTGATCGATTCGGTCATTGGTTCGGCATTGCCCGGCGTCGTTTTGACATACACTAATCCGCCGCCGGCACCGATCCCGGCCCGCGTCGGCTTTAAGTATTTTCAACTCGATTCGATCGGCCCCTACTGGGACGGGATCAAGGGCTCAAAGGTTGTGTCGGTCTATGTTCCCGACGAGATCACCGATGTTAAACTCGAAATGTACGCAGTAAAACCCTGA
- the tssM gene encoding type VI secretion system membrane subunit TssM produces the protein MSSWHTSQLSYAFGIGGMMSFYGIVSVIVYMLPPSTVGDTQKIVIIGLVLLTLPFALVIAFVGSRRRKKRERAEAEAASAAETVGTETTEKAAATTTPTGKYPELEQSIIETIQFLRTSSLGDGGKDALYSLPWYIVAGPPRSGKTSLIVGSDLDFQTLPSQRQSEQKFVRATTSVTWRVTSEAVFIDTSGRYQTEGSDSDEWSALLELIRKNRPNRPIDGYIITADVDRVIKGDDRENDELAKVLRARVDDAIQRLKVRFPVYTVFTHADGIEGFRDSFSVSKNDGRSLVWGSTIPLDKGDAGQSMFEGEFELLHNSAMKRRLLRLSAPFSPVRQLRIFNFPLHFGSARRKIGAFVATLFRPNPFSENPLLRGFYFSASPAAKSSPNAPQTVADTFFTHRFFRDVLLRDKDIVRAFQARKQGAPLLGWASILLGAGLLIILLSLSGVSLYNNKKMLEDARARGEALIAITQTSAYKDPSKADEKATRAEIDTTESLRELIVKLDDYERNGAPWFMRFGLYSGNRVYKQHLLKVYMDVIEHRYKTATIAKVQSDLKKFSTSNPVVNSTQLTDAEEALLGKNYDLLKAYLMLAGPYKDKADSAHIASALKDYWTTEGKIPAELKTKAALQLEFWAKQVDRDDQDYSFPRILIDEKLVADTRAKLQAFPAVFRYYKRKVTEISKAVDEKVGPTTVDAILARNGSDARFLDGAYQVRSIFTRSGNELMKKALKEADEKLSEDDWVMGEVGKSKIAQTTDSKKLEDRYYRDYADEWRAFAKGITVKPYKTKEDAAAALQVFSLENSPMKVLMIEISRNTNLSAPPEVIGWWDWIKSFVVSQENPNAGGTPPEKEFQPLFEFVGKKGQKDRAPVDNYGASLQNVYKNLNGISAEKLKQVSDDLANEKDDSLKLLSNERAIIGMIQSFTTSSTQELATVLQEPLGNLKSLLGQGAQDQLKKSWSEQIMPAAKEIEKGFPFEDGQSESDLTKLTAFLNPTDGKLSKFYDDRLKKYFEESNGQLKLKDTAEVKFSDEFVAYLNNAFALRKALYGTGNTPKFEYAFALKVGKDSLVEVTIDGQKVTSEGTASINGSFPAAQSAETGVIVSSGASGATTTTAPPASNSATPPTSDSSSLKFPGTWGLFRFVDAGKPQKQAGGEYTLSYSVGGKSVSATVRPSGGDLFDKSIFRQVKAPQNMLK, from the coding sequence ATGAGTTCCTGGCATACAAGCCAATTATCATACGCGTTCGGCATCGGTGGAATGATGTCGTTTTATGGCATTGTCAGCGTCATCGTGTATATGTTGCCGCCAAGCACCGTGGGCGATACCCAGAAGATCGTCATTATCGGACTCGTTCTGTTGACGTTGCCGTTTGCACTGGTCATCGCGTTCGTCGGTTCACGCCGCCGCAAAAAGCGTGAACGGGCCGAAGCGGAAGCCGCAAGCGCCGCGGAAACGGTCGGAACGGAAACGACGGAGAAGGCCGCCGCCACGACAACCCCGACCGGCAAATACCCCGAACTCGAACAGAGCATTATTGAGACGATCCAGTTTTTGCGTACATCCAGTCTGGGAGATGGCGGAAAGGACGCCCTATATTCTCTGCCGTGGTATATCGTGGCGGGACCGCCTAGGAGTGGCAAAACGTCGCTGATCGTAGGCTCAGACCTCGATTTTCAAACCCTTCCGAGCCAAAGACAATCTGAGCAAAAGTTTGTTCGAGCGACAACGTCCGTTACCTGGCGAGTTACCAGCGAAGCTGTATTTATTGACACCTCGGGCCGCTATCAAACCGAGGGTTCGGATAGCGACGAGTGGAGTGCTCTACTGGAATTGATACGCAAGAACCGCCCGAACCGCCCGATAGACGGTTATATTATCACCGCCGATGTGGATCGGGTCATCAAGGGCGATGATCGCGAAAATGATGAGTTGGCGAAGGTATTAAGGGCAAGGGTCGATGATGCCATCCAACGGCTAAAGGTTCGATTTCCGGTTTACACCGTTTTTACTCATGCCGATGGAATAGAAGGTTTCCGGGACTCATTTTCGGTCTCAAAAAATGATGGACGCTCGCTGGTCTGGGGATCGACCATTCCGCTCGACAAGGGTGATGCGGGCCAATCGATGTTCGAAGGCGAATTTGAATTACTTCATAATTCGGCGATGAAACGGCGATTGTTGCGACTTTCCGCTCCGTTTTCGCCGGTCCGACAGCTGCGTATATTTAACTTTCCGTTGCATTTCGGGTCTGCACGTCGAAAGATCGGTGCCTTTGTGGCGACTCTTTTCCGACCAAACCCCTTTAGCGAAAATCCGCTGCTTAGAGGTTTTTATTTCAGTGCGTCACCCGCGGCTAAGTCCAGCCCGAACGCACCCCAGACGGTTGCGGACACATTCTTTACTCATCGGTTCTTCCGCGACGTTTTGCTGCGTGACAAGGATATTGTACGAGCATTTCAAGCACGCAAACAAGGTGCACCGCTGCTCGGGTGGGCATCAATTTTGCTCGGTGCCGGATTGTTGATCATTCTGCTTTCGCTATCCGGCGTTTCGCTCTATAACAATAAAAAGATGCTCGAGGATGCTCGGGCTCGCGGCGAGGCTTTAATCGCAATAACGCAAACCTCAGCATACAAGGACCCCTCAAAAGCTGACGAAAAGGCAACGCGTGCAGAGATCGACACCACCGAATCACTTCGGGAATTGATCGTCAAACTTGATGATTATGAGCGAAACGGTGCCCCTTGGTTTATGCGATTCGGGCTCTATTCGGGCAATCGCGTCTACAAACAGCATCTGTTAAAGGTCTATATGGACGTGATCGAACACCGGTACAAGACCGCCACGATCGCAAAGGTTCAAAGTGACCTAAAGAAGTTTTCCACATCGAATCCCGTCGTTAATTCAACGCAGTTGACCGATGCTGAGGAGGCTCTTCTAGGTAAAAATTACGATCTCTTGAAGGCCTATTTGATGTTAGCCGGCCCCTACAAGGACAAAGCCGACTCAGCGCATATTGCCAGTGCGTTAAAGGATTACTGGACAACCGAGGGCAAGATCCCGGCAGAACTCAAAACCAAAGCGGCTCTCCAATTAGAATTTTGGGCCAAACAGGTCGACCGAGACGATCAAGATTACAGCTTTCCGCGTATTCTGATCGATGAAAAGCTGGTTGCCGATACGCGTGCCAAACTGCAAGCATTCCCCGCGGTATTCAGATATTACAAACGCAAGGTCACGGAGATTTCAAAGGCGGTCGATGAAAAGGTCGGGCCGACCACTGTCGATGCCATATTGGCCCGAAACGGTTCGGACGCGAGATTTCTCGATGGTGCGTATCAGGTGCGAAGCATCTTTACGCGTTCCGGCAACGAACTAATGAAAAAGGCCCTCAAAGAGGCTGATGAAAAGCTGAGCGAAGACGATTGGGTAATGGGTGAGGTCGGCAAATCAAAGATCGCCCAGACGACCGATTCCAAAAAGCTCGAAGACCGCTATTATCGCGACTACGCCGATGAATGGCGGGCTTTTGCCAAGGGCATAACCGTAAAGCCATATAAGACAAAGGAAGATGCTGCGGCGGCACTGCAGGTTTTTTCACTCGAAAATTCGCCGATGAAAGTGCTGATGATCGAGATCAGCCGCAACACAAATCTCTCGGCTCCGCCCGAGGTTATCGGCTGGTGGGATTGGATCAAGAGCTTTGTTGTATCGCAGGAAAATCCCAACGCGGGTGGGACACCGCCTGAGAAGGAATTTCAGCCGCTTTTTGAATTTGTCGGTAAAAAAGGTCAGAAAGATCGGGCTCCGGTGGATAATTATGGAGCCTCACTGCAAAACGTCTACAAGAACCTGAACGGAATTTCGGCCGAAAAGCTAAAACAAGTTTCGGACGATCTTGCGAACGAGAAGGACGATAGCCTGAAGTTACTCTCAAACGAACGGGCGATCATCGGGATGATCCAGAGCTTTACGACATCGTCGACCCAGGAATTAGCGACGGTCCTGCAGGAACCGCTGGGTAATCTGAAGAGCCTGCTCGGCCAAGGTGCTCAGGACCAGCTCAAAAAATCCTGGAGCGAACAAATAATGCCGGCGGCCAAAGAGATCGAAAAAGGATTTCCGTTTGAAGACGGGCAATCGGAGTCGGACCTTACGAAACTGACCGCCTTCCTCAATCCGACTGACGGTAAACTGTCTAAATTCTACGATGACCGCCTCAAGAAATACTTTGAGGAGTCCAATGGCCAGTTGAAGCTGAAGGACACTGCCGAGGTCAAGTTCAGTGACGAGTTTGTCGCGTACCTCAACAACGCCTTTGCACTTAGAAAGGCTCTTTACGGTACGGGCAACACGCCGAAATTTGAGTACGCTTTTGCCCTAAAGGTCGGCAAGGACTCGCTCGTAGAGGTTACCATCGACGGACAAAAGGTCACATCCGAAGGGACCGCGTCGATCAACGGTTCATT
- a CDS encoding DotU family type IV/VI secretion system protein — protein MSETVSKNDLITFAGPIFDLILRLKASIVAPSNDLRPKVVGLLDDFEKRAERYKFNHKIVSVSKFALASFVDETILTNNFPLRSEWERNPLQLEYFGEQLAGNKFFDKLESMLRQIDVTQDAVEIYYYCMLLGFKGRYGVYEQEKLLAIMQSTANALVKAGKIKPVDLSPNWLANDQPEVPKDRGLPTWAKIGAFGGLGAALIAYLIMFLMSSMYIQEAVDKLQR, from the coding sequence ATGTCCGAAACTGTCAGTAAAAATGATCTAATAACATTTGCCGGGCCGATCTTTGACTTGATCCTCCGTCTCAAGGCAAGTATTGTCGCGCCGTCGAATGACCTTCGGCCCAAGGTCGTTGGATTGCTGGACGATTTTGAAAAGCGTGCCGAGCGATACAAATTCAATCACAAAATCGTCTCGGTATCGAAATTTGCACTTGCTTCATTTGTTGATGAAACGATATTGACCAACAATTTCCCCCTACGCTCGGAATGGGAGCGAAACCCACTCCAACTCGAGTATTTTGGTGAGCAGTTGGCCGGCAACAAATTCTTTGACAAGCTTGAGTCGATGCTTAGACAGATCGACGTCACGCAAGATGCTGTCGAGATCTATTATTACTGTATGCTGCTCGGTTTTAAGGGCAGGTATGGTGTGTATGAGCAGGAAAAACTGCTCGCCATAATGCAATCGACCGCCAACGCCCTGGTCAAGGCCGGCAAGATCAAACCGGTCGACTTGTCGCCGAACTGGCTCGCCAATGATCAGCCGGAAGTGCCGAAAGACCGTGGACTACCGACTTGGGCAAAGATCGGAGCCTTTGGCGGGCTCGGCGCCGCTTTGATCGCTTATTTAATAATGTTTCTGATGTCCTCGATGTACATTCAGGAAGCAGTAGACAAGTTACAGCGTTAG